The Diorhabda sublineata isolate icDioSubl1.1 chromosome 6, icDioSubl1.1, whole genome shotgun sequence genome includes a window with the following:
- the LOC130445073 gene encoding glutamate receptor ionotropic, kainate 4, with protein sequence MGLAEFVITSLCLNATCNLEDFSTGTSTYNHNRIAKLEEDLAKETLIITTLENGELSGYENKNGSVIGTGIAFDIMNIIKQKYKFNYTIILPQENVFLGDSSKTTIKDMLENKEVDIAVAFLPILNSLRSSITFSTSFDLAQWSVLMNRPQDSAAGSGLLAPFTTEVWILIIFSILIVGPIIYLIVLIQSRLYKEDERESYSLSTCLWFVYGALLKQGSTVNPKRDSSRLLFSTWWLFILILTAFYTANLTAFLTLSKFTLPIKSAKDIGRNHHQWVTNKANAIRDQIIAERNDKTIYRETLMDVIGTQRVFATERDREILNTFVRKRKMMFIRETTVLKHVLYNDYKEKASRGVDENERCTYVVAKFPIINFSTAFAYSREFKYQELFDLSIQRLIEGGIIEFKFKENLPDAEICPLDLGSKERKLRNADLLLTYIIVGGGLAVAGCVFLMEILWRQWETKCSKKRHKPRRNWHNNNNNKTFNDVSKSRITPPPSYQTLFKPPFSYIGEGGYKKQINGRDYWIVNTKDGLTQMIPQRTPSALLFQFSN encoded by the exons atgGGTTTGGCGGAATTTGTGATAACTAGTTTGTGTTTAAATGCTACATGCAATTTAGAAGAtt TTAGTACTGGCACCAGCACCTACAATCATAACCGTATTGCTAAGTTAGAAGAAGACCTTGCAAAAGAAACACTAATAATTACTACATTAGAA aacGGAGAATTGAGCGGGtacgaaaataaaaatggttcGGTTATTGGAACCGGCATAGCTTTCGACataatgaatattatcaaacaaaaatataagttcAATTACACTATTATATTACCGCAGGAGAATGTATTTTTGGGGGACAGCAGCAAGACGACTATCAAGGATATGTTGGAGAATAAG GAAGTGGATATAGCAGTGGCCTTTTTACCAATACTCAACAGTTTAAGAAGCTCCATAACTTTCTCGACGAGTTTCGATTTAGCCCAATGGTCGGTATTGATGAATCGACCTCAAGATTCTGCTGCCGGATCTGGATTGCTAGCACCTTTCACCACCGAAGTTTGGATCCtaatcattttttctatattgatAGTTGGTCCGATCATTTATTTGATAGTGCTGATACAGAGTCGTCTATACAAAGAAGATGAAAGAGAAAGTTATTCTCTTTCTACTTGTTTGTGGTTTGTGTATGGGGCTTTACTGAAACAAGGCTCCACTGTTAACCCTAAAAGGG attcgTCTCGTCTTCTTTTTTCGACTTGGTGGCTTTTCATCTTGATTCTTACAGCTTTTTATACAGCAAATTTAACGGCTTTTCTTACATTATCTAAGTTCACGTTACCAATAAAATCAGCGAAAGATATTGGACGTAATCATCACCAATGGGTTACCAACAAAGCTAACGCAATTAGAGATCAAATAATAGCTGAAAGAAATGATAAAACCATCTATAGAGAAACATTGATGGATGTAATTGGTACACAAAGAGTATTTGCGACAGAAAGAGACCGCGAGATTTTGAATACGTTCGTCAGAAAGAGGAAGATGATGTTTATAAGAGAAACGACTGTATTGAAGCACGTTTTATATAATGATTATAAAGAAAAAGCTAGTAGAGGTGTTGATGAGAACGAAAGATGTACTTATGTTGTTGCCAAATTcccaattatcaatttttcaacgGCTTTCGCTTATTCGAGGGAATTTAAGTATCAAGAATTGTTCGATTTGTC tatacaAAGACTTATAGAAGGTGGAATCATCGAGttcaaattcaaagaaaatctaCCCGATGCTGAAATATGTCCTCTCGATTTGGGTAGCAAAGAACGAAAATTGAGGAACGCGGATCTTTTATTAACGTACATTATAGTAGGTGGAGGTTTGGCGGTGGCTGGTTgtgtttttttaatggaaattctCTGGCGGCAATGGGAAACTAAATGTTCGAAAAAAAGGCATAAACCACGTCGGAATtggcataataataataataacaaaacattCAACGACGTATCTAAATCACGAATTACTCCGCCGCCATCATATCAAACGTTATTCAAGCCTCCCTTTTCGTATATAGGAGAAGGTGGTTACAAAAAACAGATCAACGGACGAGATTATTGGATAGTTAATACCAAAGATGGTTTAACGCAAATGATACCACAGCGCACGCCTTCTGCTTTgttgtttcaattttctaaCTAA